From Juglans regia cultivar Chandler chromosome 8, Walnut 2.0, whole genome shotgun sequence, the proteins below share one genomic window:
- the LOC108982405 gene encoding pentatricopeptide repeat-containing protein At3g49710, with the protein MNQISWSCSLQTFRNLLKTCIAQKELLTGKSLHALYVKSLVPPSTYLSNHFILLYSKSGRLSTARHAFDCTPDPNVFSFNAIIAAYAKESKTDVAHQLFDQIPQPDLVSYNTLISAYADRGDCESALGVFTEMRETGLHMDGFTLSGVITACCDDIGMIRQLHSLAVSGGLDSYVSVNNALVTFYSKNGFLEEAKQLFYGMGEIRDEVSWNSMIVAYGQHREGSKALGLFQEMERRGFDVDMFTLASVLTAFTCVEDLLGGLQFHAKLIKTGFHQNSHVGSGLIDLYSKCRGGMSLSGKVFEEIPGPDLVLYNTMISGFSQNVNFSEDALDCFRQMQRVGYRPDDCSFVCVISACSNLSSPSQGKQIHALAIKSEIPSNRISVNNALIAMYSKCGNLQDARRLFDRMPDRNTVSLNSMIAGYAQHGIGTESLRLFQQMLETDIVPSNITFISVLSACAHTGKVEEGQSYFNMMKEKFGIEPEAEHYTCMIDLLGRAGKLSEAERLIETMPFSPGYIGWAALLGACRTHGNMELAVKSGNHFLQLEPSNAAPYVMLANIYASAGKWEEVATIRKLMRDRGVKKKPGCSWIEVNKRIHVFVAEDSSHPMIKEIHEYLEGMSWKMKRAGYVPDVRWALVKNDETVQGEEIRLGHHSEKLAVAFGLISTKDGEPILVVKNLRICGDCHNAIKVISAISGREITVRDSRRFHCFKEGRCSCGDYW; encoded by the coding sequence ATGAACCAAATCTCATGGTCATGTTCCCTCCAAACCTTTCGTAaccttttgaaaacatgcattgCCCAGAAAGAACTCCTCACTGGCAAGTCCCTCCACGCCCTCTACGTCAAGTCCCTCGTCCCTCCCTCCACCTACCTCTCCAACCACTTCATCCTTCTCTACTCCAAATCTGGCCGCCTCTCCACCGCCCGACACGCCTTCGACTGCACCCCAGACCCCAATGTTTTCTCCTTCAATGCCATCATCGCAGCCTACGCAAAAGAATCTAAGACTGATGTTGCCCACCAGTTGTTCGATCAAATCCCCCAACCGGACCTTGTCTCGTATAACACTCTCATTTCTGCCTATGCCGATCGCGGCGATTGTGAATCCGCGTTAGGTGTGTTCACGGAGATGAGAGAGACGGGTCTTCACATGGATGGCTTCACTTTGTCTGGGGTGATCACGGCCTGCTGTGATGACATTGGCATGATTAGGCAATTGCACTCTTTGGCGGTGTCCGGTGGGTTGGATTCTTATGTTTCGGTTAACAATGCGCTTGTAacattttatagtaaaaatggGTTTCTGGAGGAGGCGAAGCAATTGTTTTATGGGATGGGGGAGATTAGAGATGAGGTGTCTTGGAATTCAATGATCGTGGCTTATGGCCAGCATAGGGAAGGATCAAAAGCGCTGGGATTGTTTCAGGAAATGGAACGAAGGGGATTTGACGTTGATATGTTCACTTTGGCGAGTGTTTTGACTGCATTTACGTGTGTGGAGGATTTGTTGGGTGGGCTTCAGTTTCATGCTAAGTTGATAAAAACTGGGTTTCACCAGAATTCTCATGTGGGTAGCGGTTTGATTGATCTATATTCCAAGTGCAGGGGTGGTATGTCACTTAGTGGCAAAGTATTTGAAGAGATTCCTGGCCCAGATTTGGTTCTATATAACACAATGATTTCGGGATTTTCACAGAATGTGAATTTCTCTGAAGATGCTCTTGACTGCTTCCGGCAGATGCAGCGTGTCGGTTACCGCCCTGATGATTGTAGTTTCGTCTGTGTCATTAGTGCATGCTCCAATTTGTCATCTCCCTCTCAAGGAAAACAGATTCATGCACTGGCAATTAAATCTGAGATTCCTTCAAATCGAATTTCAGTGAATAATGCCTTGATTGCAATGTACTCAAAATGTGGGAATCTTCAAGATGCAAGGAGGCTATTTGATAGGATGCCAGATCGTAATACTGTCTCTTTGAATTCAATGATTGCGGGTTATGCCCAACATGGTATTGGAACAGAATCATTACGTCTTTTTCAACAAATGCTGGAGACAGATATTGTGCCTTCTAACATAACCTTCATCTCTGTCCTTTCTGCATGTGCACATACCGGGAAAGTTGAGGAGGGTCAGAGTTATTTCAATATGATGAAGGAGAAGTTTGGAATTGAACCAGAAGCAGAGCATTATACATGCATGATAGATCTTTTGGGTCGTGCAGGAAAATTGAGTGAAGCTGAAAGGCTGATTGAGACAATGCCATTTAGTCCTGGCTACATTGGTTGGGCTGCATTACTCGGTGCCTGTAGAACGCATGGAAACATGGAGCTAGCTGTAAAGTCTGGCAATCACTTTCTTCAGTTGGAACCTTCAAATGCTGCTCCATATGTCATGCTTGCTAATATTTATGCCAGTGCTGGCAAATGGGAAGAGGTAGCAACAATTCGAAAGCTTATGCGAGATAGAGGTGTGAAGAAGAAACCAGGTTGTAGTTGGATAGAGGTGAATAAGAGGATACATGTGTTTGTGGCTGAAGATAGTTCACACCCAATGATTAAGGAAATTCATGAATACTTGGAGGGGATGTCGTGGAAGATGAAGCGAGCAGGGTATGTGCCAGATGTGAGATGGGCTTTGGTAAAAAATGATGAAACGGTGCAGGGAGAGGAGATTAGGTTAGGGCATCACAGTGAGAAGCTAGCAGTTGCATTTGGGCTGATCTCTACTAAAGATGGGGAGCCAATACTTGTGGTGAAGAACCTAAGAATTTGTGGGGATTGCCACAATGCAATTAAAGTAATCTCTGCCATTTCCGGTAGGGAAATTACCGTTAGAGATTCTCGCAGGTTTCACTGCTTTAAGGAAGGACGATGCTCTTGTGGGGATTATTGGTAG
- the LOC109022319 gene encoding squalene epoxidase 3-like produces the protein MRQSAISYPPQWHNNLKFHSCCYKSTDSHAHLHSRPRPYLLHHRCVVISLYKASLPPKFSPSTSILLRRTRTRAGIASRVEGETEDLIQPICSSSFSSSGSHCFIPLNTMMAIDQHVLWAFFASLFGFVLLYSLRRWNCSNANKKQLKKKSFPEECAKQSFSDGESRPLEGSGTDVIIVGAGVAGAALAYTLGKDGRRVHVIERDLTEPDRIVGELLQPGGYLKLIELGLEDCVEEIDAQRVVGYALFKDGKNARLSYPLEKFHSDVAGRSFHNGRFIQRMREKAATLPNVQLEQGTVTSLLEGNGTVKGVQYKTKDGQEHKAYAPLTIVCDGCFSNLRRSLCNPKVDVPSCFVGLVLENCELPFANHGHVILADPSPILFYPISSTEVRCLVDVPGQKLPSVANGEMANYLKTVVAPQIPAELKEAFISAVDKGNIRTMPNRSMPADPLPTPGALLMGDAFNMRHPLTGGGMTVALSDIVVLQDLLKPLRDLNDAPSLSKYLESFYTLRKPVASTINTLAGALYKVFSSSPDQARKEMRQACFDYLSLGGIFSTGPVALLSGLNPRPLNLVLHFFAVAIYGVGRLLLPFPSPKGMWIGARLISSASSIIFPIIKAEGVRQMFFPATVSAYYRAPPIKQDIEKDMAEIK, from the exons ATGAGGCAGTCAGCCATTTCTTACCCACCACAATGGCACAACAATCTCAAGTTTCACAGTTGCTGCTATAAATCCACCGATTCACATGCACATTTACATTCACGGCCACGACCATATCTTCTTCACCACCGCTGCGTTGTAATCTCTCTCTATAAAGCCTCGTTGCCTCCTAAATTCTCACCATCCACATCCATATTACTTAGAAGAACCAGAACAAGAGCCGGTATTGCGAGCAGGGTAGAGGGTGAAACGGAGGATTTGATCCAACCCATttgttcttcctctttttcttcatctggGTCTCATTGTTTCATCCCGCTGAACACAATGATGGCTATCGACCAGCACGTGCTCTGGGCCTTCTTTGCCTCCCTGTTCGGCTTCGTTCTTCTCTACTCTCTCCGTCGTTGGAATTGTAGCAATGCCAACAAGAAACAGCTCAAGAAGAAGAGTTTTCCGGAAGAATGCGCGAAACAGAGCTTTAGCGATGGAGAATCTCGCCCATTGGAGGGCTCTGGCACCGACGTTATCATCGTCGGCGCCGGTGTAGCCGGTGCCGCCCTCGCTTACACCCTCGGCAAg GACGGAAGACGGGTTCATGTGATTGAAAGAGACTTGACAGAGCCAGACCGAATTGTCGGTGAACTTCTGCAGCCTGGGGGATACCTAAAACTAATTGAATTGGGCCTTGAAG ATTGTGTTGAGGAAATTGACGCTCAGCGAGTGGTTGGATATGCTCTCTTCAAGGATGGGAAAAATGCTAGACTGTCTTACCCTTTGGAAAAGTTTCATTCAGATGTGGCTGGAAGGAGCTTCCACAACGGGCGTTTTATACAAAGGATGAGAGAAAAAGCTGCCACTCTTCCCAA TGTGCAATTGGAACAAGGTACAGTTACATCCCTGCTTGAAGGAAATGGGACCGTTAAGGGGGTTCAGTACAAAACGAAGGATGGCCAAGAACATAAAGCTTATGCTCCTCTTACAATTGTGTGTGATGGTTGTTTCTCAAATCTGCGCCGCTCTCTTTGTAACCCTAAG GTAGACGTGCCATCTTGTTTTGTGGGTTTAGTCTTGGAGAACTGTGAACTTCCATTTGCAAATCATGGACATGTCATTTTAGCCGACCCTTCACCCATCTTGTTTTATCCAATCAGTAGTACTGAGGTTCGCTGTTTGGTTGATGTACCTGGTCAGAAATTACCTTCTGTTGCTAATGGCGAAATGGCCAACTATTTGAAAACGGTGGTGGCTCCACAg ATTCCAGCTGAGCTTAAGGAGGCCTTCATATCTGCAGTTGATAAAGGAAATATTAGAACCATGCCAAATAGAAGCATGCCAGCGGATCCTCTTCCTACTCCGGGAGCCCTTCTAATGGGTGATGCTTTCAACATGCGGCATCCTCTAACTGGAGGTGGGATGACTGTGGCACTTTCCGATATTGTCGTACTCCAAGATCTTCTTAAGCCACTGCGTGACCTGAATGATGCACCTTCATTGTCCAAGTATCTTGAATCCTTTTACACCTTGCGAAAG CCGGTGGCCTCTACAATAAACACTCTGGCTGGTGCCCTCTACAAGGTGTTTTCTTCTTCACCTGATCAGGCAAGGAAGGAGATGCGCCAAGCATGTTTTGACTATTTAAGCCTTGGGGGCATATTTTCAACAGGACCAGTAGCTTTACTCTCTGGTCTAAACCCACGTCCATTAAATTTAGTTCTCCATTTCTTTGCGGTTGCAATATATGGTGTTGGTCGTCTGCTACTACCATTTCCTTCACCCAAAGGCATGTGGATTGGAGCTAGGTTGATTTCG AGTGCATCCAGTATAATATTTCCCATTATCAAGGCAGAAGGAGTGAGACAGATGTTCTTCCCTGCAACCGTTTCAGCATACTATAGAGCTCCTCCTATCAAGCAAGACATCGAAAAGGATATGGCAGAGATCAAGTAG